The region tcgtagggaggactacccagaggaatactctgctctcaaatatctggatgtgagacaagtcatcatcagatacttggaagtgaccaatgatttccggaaatcggatcatctgtttgtcctgtttgcaggtcctcgtaagggtctgcaggctgctaagcctacagtggcaagatgggtcaaggaagccattgcagcggcttatgtggccgcggggaaggtgccgcctatccagctgaaggctcactccactagagctcaggcggcctcgatggcagaggccgggtccgtctccttggaagagatttgcaaggcggcaacttgggcatcggcccataccttctccagacattaccgcttgactgtggctgctcgggcggaggcccggtttggagcttcagtgttgcggtcagggatttcaatgtcccgccctgggtgagtactgcttcggtacatcccaccagtctatggattgatcagcatgatgatatggaaggtaaaattatgtatcatacctgataattttctttccattaatcatagctgatcagtccatagcccctcccagatatctgtactgtttatattctggttgcatttcaggttcaaatttagtcttcagttcctgttcaggaggacttcgtgttcaagttttttcaaaaggattcttcaagagttgagacgagtttctgttacagtgagctgctgcattcctctcccctccgttttatggggctggattgagacataaattctgccggcgctccctcccgcttcgtgcggctgtagggcagctttgtacccctcccgcttcggcggtgttagggtcagtcagctcctcccgcggttgcggttgcaggataagccagatccccccgcatcggcggggtggtgtccctcccccgctccgcggggatgagctggacggattcccctcccccacttgtgtggggatgagctgggctaattcccctcccccgtttcggcggtggtgagctgggcagagtgtccctttgtgggtgtaattctctaagtgctgagtcctgcggatggagcttggatatcgacatactgaggagtttccggcagcacatgaccacatatagggaggcaaaagctttgctctctatctccacctgctggtagatggacacaacccaccagtctatggattgatcagctatgattaatggaaagaaaattatcaggtatgatacataattttaccttgccaaatattggtccattcctccagtttcgctaggtccttcctcatgttattcacaccctccagggtccaccctgttgcagagtttagtatcatccgcaaagagacaaaacttaccagacagcctttccgcaatatcgctcacaaagacgttaaaaagagccggccccaggaccgatccctgcagtactccactgacgacctccttttcttcagagcaagctccatttaccaccacctctgtctcctaccattcaaccaattttttacccagtcagttactctaggtcccacaccgagggcactcagtttatttattagtcgcctgtgcggaaccatgtcaaaagctctgctgaaatccaagtataccacatcaagcgcccctcccacatccaactgtttgatcacccagtcgaagaagacaatCGGATTCGTCTGACACAACTTGCCaatagtgaagccatgctgcctcgggtcccgcattccatgtagttcaagaaatgtcacaatcctcctctttagaaacgtttccaccgaggtcagactgacaggtctgtaattcccaacctcctccttacttccactcttgagcaaaggaaccacatccgtccttctgtgcagaaggaatggatcctcagaagcttagctgaaattgggtggcggagcagttggggggaagagggggtggtggttgggaggcgaggataggggagggcagacttatacggtctgtaccagagccgctgatgggaggcgggactggtggttgggaggcgggaaatactgctggacagacttatatggtctgtgccctgaaaaggacaggtacaaattcaaggtaaggtatacacatatgagtttgtcttgggcagactagatggaccatgcaggtctttttctgccgtcatctactatgttactatgttacttctccagtccaccgggaccactccagtttctaaggaagcattgaagaggcccgttctccgagttccttaagcatcctcgggtgtatcccatcaggccccatcgctctgtctacttttagtttggcaagatcctcacgaacacagtcctccataaacgggtcttggtctaccatacatccatcccctttagcctttgttttcttcaGCCCTACCTCCGGTCTTTCAttcatgaacacagagctaaaataatcgttaagcagttcagctttttccttatcttccacatatttctgttCCTcatctttgagcctcacaatgctattatggcacttgtcacttacatatctgaaaaaggtcttatcacccaattttaccgtattagctatcttttcctccatttgccgctttgctttcctgataacttttccagcttctcttcactTATTTAGGTATTCCCTCCTGTCTTCATATTTCTCAGTCATCTTATAACATGCAacggctagcctcctttcccttatcttttcagctactacattcgagtaccagagaggccttcttttcctcttacttttatgtaattttctaacataaaggttagttgcctttaatatagctcctttcagtctcatccattgctgttctacatccttcagctgttcccatcccgctaactgttccttgagaaattctcccatctcagcaaagttagttcctttgacaTCCAGGACCTTGAATCTCAAATgaaccctctcttctgttttaatattgaaccataccatacgatgatcactagatgctaaatggtccgccaccttgacgtcagaaacgtactctccattcaTAAGCAtgaggtccagaacagctccatcctgcgtcggttccattacccactgctggaacaattcttcctgtagggaatctaagatctctttgcttctagacgaccccgcagccgggacaccccaatcaacatccggcatattgaagtcacctatcagtagtatttCCCCTTTCCTACCTATCTTgcgaatgtcttcaattaagtccctgtccatttactccgactgtgagggaggtctgtatatcactccgatatagatacattttccttccctctttccagtttaacccacagcactTCTTCCATACtccacatgtcctgcagttctgccacttggatatcattcttagcatataatgccacaccgccacccttttttcctactctgtccttcctgaatagattatagccaggtagagcaacatcccagtcatggttctccgtgaacgccactaaatccaagtctgcttccatcattgtagtctcaagatctagaagtttgtttcctatactacgggcattggtatacaaggctctccagattttactctttttattcccttctatagaggcattagatgtcctaccttccttggggttaattatggcttcgtggtcttttatacccatccccatcaattttagtttaaagctctttttagtactttagccagcctgttgctgaaaacactccttccctcccttgacagatggacaccatcaccgtgcagtacctcttggaaaatcatcccatggtctacgaaaccaaagcactctcgtCGGCACCAACCACACAGccacgcatttatctccaagatgtgAGCTTCTTTCATTCAACCTTTACCTTCGACAGGGAGTATTGATGAGAACACCGCCTGCacacctagatgcttcaccctctgacccaaagcctCAAAGTCTCGTACAATACATTCAGTAGGATActtagctgtatcatttgtgccaacatggatgagtagcataggagcAGGCTCTCAAAAGCCCGGACCTGCCAAACAGAGGGGCTGGAGGACCTTGGGaccactggaccccccccccccaacagcaatGCCCTGggaagccctgtccagcatgcatttgcatgcttgcaggtcccccaaccccccccccccacacacacacacatgcaggccCCTTAACCCAGATAgtgttccctggtagtctagtgcccCCCTCAAAGTAGACCTTCAGCCCCCTACCCTCCCTACACCCAAACATACATCCCTGGTGGACCAAGTGGGCTGCCAAGATAACAccccacccaccctggtggtctagcaaccAACATGCCTCCCATACCTCCacattggaggagggagtagcacgccctcctcttccagcggcgccttcaaaaatggcagtgctctgaatgctactccctcctccatcacggAGGTATGGGGGATGGgttggctgctagaccaccaggttgggtgGGAGGTTATCTtggctctgagctggcgtagggtttgctgcaaAAGGAGCGCTAATGTTTGTCGCGCTgtccgctgagcattggggaggactAATAATTGAACTGTTTAGCgtgtatttgcatgctacttgtggtcaGAGCCTGCAAGTGCCTTGTTTCATGTGCTCATGGGCACTGATCATGGGATGGGAGCAAATGCGactgctagtatggcgctaatgatCTCTAGCgcttgtgtttgcttctgatcattggggccCCAGTGTTTTCCTCCCTCAAGAATAATAATGTTGGAAGATTGGGGCCTCTGTACTTAATTAGGGGCATTTAAACATCTACAGCTAAGTGTTGGCAGTTTCATGTCTATTGTGTTaaacagaactttttttttttttgttacatttgtaccctgtgctttcccactcatggcaggctcaatgcggcttacatattatatacatgtacctggggcaatggagggttaaatgacttgcccagagtcacaaggagctgcctatgcctgaagtgggaatcaaactcagttccccaggaccagagtccaccaccactaggccactcctccactccaacaatTACATATTAAGTGTTGACGCTTAGACGTCTGACCTGCTGAGTTGCCTCTATTTATGTTTTAAGACACTGACAAAAGTAAAATTGTTGCTCCTACCGCATGTAACCAATACATATATGTGCAttcctgtatgtttttttttttttttttagaaaaggctGGTATGTCATCTGaacattttctaaaatactaccagaactGCACATGTTCCAAACTGGATGTTTCAGTTCCAATTTCTACAGCTGTTTAGGTTATTTTGTAGTCATTTCAAAgaaaaggacattgtaaagtccagaatttcttctcaaTATGAAgtttggaggagcattttcgaaaggaagaccaaatcagaattgggacatcctatTCATAACGTCCAAAAAACCTTATACAAACATAAGCGTTGTTatgctgggacagactaaagatccatcaagcccagtatcctgcttccaacagtgaccaatccaggtcacaactacctggcaaaatcccaaaagaaggagtggcctagtggttagggtggtggactctggtcctggggaactgagttcaattcccacttcaggcacaggcaggtccttgtgaccctgggcaagtcacttaaccctccattgccgcaggtacaaataagtacctgtatataatatgtaacctgcattgagcctgccatgagtgggaaagcgcggggtacaaatgtaataaaaaatctcatagccattttcaaacagaaaatacattggggtttcctgtttgaaaatatctgagaatgtccaaaatgaacagccattttacaaactgaatgtccaaattatgaatgccaaaaaaaacaggggcaaggacatctgtctggcagcatttgtacaaaaatggtcaCGAGACATCTTTACAGAGCAGAGAGGCAgcctaggggtcagtgcagtgaactgaaAACCAGGGCATCcagagccctccaggaacagggaaatatctactgtacctgactgtacaCCACCTCAATAACCTTCAAGCTTGCAGATATCATCAATATTTAGATACAGTAGATATATTTCTGCTTCTGGAGAACTCACAATTTAAAGGTTCAAGAAAAGAGAGCTGAAGTGACCACAGGCTACCCTTAGTTCAGACCGGCTTGATGACAGCATCCGGTATTATGGCCGTAGAGTCTAGTATTCTTTTCCTGTTTCACtcacaggggagaggaaggaggaaaGGGACCACCGCAGGATTCATGAGGGTTataccttaattcctccagtggtcagctgctcagttagagcacctttttgtaccccgTTTTctatggctctctcattctccctgtctcctcagctcgaaaccttggggtcatctttgactcttctctctccttctctgctcatatccagcagattgccaagacctgtcgtttctttctttacaacatccgtaaaatccgcccctttctttccgagcactctaccaaaaccctcatccacacccttgtcacctctcgtttagactactgcaatctgcttcttgctggcctcccacttagtcacctctcccctctccagtcggttcaaaactctgctgcccatctcgtcttccgccagggtcgctttactcatactacccctctcctcaagacccttcactggctccctatccgttttcgcatcctgttcaaacttcttctactgacctataaatgtattcactctgctgctccccagtatctctccacactcgtccttccctacaccccttcccgtgcactccgctccatggataaatccttcttatctgttcccttctccactactgccaactccagacttcgcgccttctgtctcgctgcaccctatgcctggaataaacttcctgagcccctacgtcttgccccatccttggccacctttaaatctagactgaaagcccacctctttaacattgcttttgactcgtaaacacttgtaaccactcgcctccacctaccctcctttcttccttcccattcacattaattgatttgatttgcttactttatttatttttttgtctattagattgtaagctctttgagcagggactgtctttcttctatgtttgtgcagcgctgcgtacgccttgtagcgctatagaaatactaaatagtagtagtagtagtagtaccctggGCATGACTGAAACTGGTCTAAATGAAAACATCCGTCTTGTAAGACTTGCACATTTCTTCTCATTTGATTATCGCTATTGGACATCCTaaatttgggccctccctagtcttaCTCAAAACACGCCCACatcacacccccttgctatttgggcaAACTGCAATTGCCAGTCAcagtttggccattttgagatgtccaggtGCTTTGACAATGAGCCCCTTAACCTTAAAAATGATGAACTCTGGAAAGCGTGGTAAGTTGCATGCACTGCTGGACTGTGTACGTTTTTCAGATGCTCACACATCTCTGTTACGTTTCAGAAGCTCAACAGCTTCACAAGGAAACACTAAGGGATAGAAACCGGAGACTGGTGATGAATTCAATAATTGGTCGAGAGAAGGTGCAGAGCTTCCTGTTGGAGGATCACTACACTGACTTGGTTGTGATCTCCTCACTGCGAGAGATGAGGGTGGTGGAGCATGAGCTGCTGGTTAGAGGCCGAGACCATGAGAGGTGGCGACAACAGGTGATCAAGAAAGAACTAGAGACCCTCAAGCACCATCAGATCTTCAGAAGCTGCTTTGGGATTGAAAGCAGGTCTACCTCGGTGGCCATCAGTGGGGTAGCTGGTATTGGAAAGACCACCTTACTACAGAAAATTGTCTATGATTGGGCCATGGGCAAGATTTATCCTCAGTTCCatttcatctttcatttcaaattcaGGGATTTGAACTCTTATGGCAGCACCAACATCAGGACTCTAATTCTGGACTCTTACCCATATCTTAGTAGGGACCTGGACACGATCCTGCAGAACCCCTCCAACCTGCTGTTTATATTTGATGGTTTGGATGAGTTCAGGACTACCATTAGCTTCACAGGCCCCTCTGGGTGTAATCCAGATGTCAGCCTTTGTCCTGATCCTGTGACCCTTTGCTCGATTGCCGACATTGTACGTTGCCTCATCCAAGGGAAGGTGCTAGAGGGAAGTTCAGTGCTGATCACTACCCGCCCCACGGTGCTAAAGTTACTGAAGAAATCCATCATCCACCTTCATGCAGAGATTCTGGGTTTCAACGCTGAACAGAGGAAACAATATTTTCTGAATTTTTATAATACAGAAGCAATTGGAGAAAAGGCTTTCTGCTATGTGGAGCAGAATGACATTCTGTACACCATGTGTTATAACCCCTCATACTGTTGGATCATCTGCTGCTCCCTGCAGAACACTTTCAGGGAGACCCCTGGGGAGCAGCTTCAGCGCCCCAGGACCATCACGGAGCTGTTCTCCAATTACATCTACAATATTCTGCAGAACCACACTCAGGAACAGAGCCATTCACAGGACATCCTGCTCCGCTTAGGAGACATGGCTTATCAGGGTATATCCGAAAGAGTCATTGTCTTCAGTGAGAGTCAGCTGCAGGAGAACGGTCTACAGCCCTCCCAGTTCCTCTCTGGCTTCCTTATGGAGATCCTGCAGACAGAATACTCCCTGAAAAGAGAGGCTTACTCCTTCTTCCATCTCACCGTCCAGGAGTTCATTGCTGCCCTGACTCGTTTCATTTCCACTCCTCCTGATCAGGTCACACAGCTCCTGGACAGGGCCAGCAGCATCAAAGATGGGAAATTTGAAATCTTCCTCCGCTTCTTTTCCGGCCTGTCCTGCCCATGGTATCAAAAGCTGGAACCATTTTTTGGGGAACTGCCCTATGCCACCACCTGCAGGGTCATTGACTGGGTGGGGAAGAGGTTGCTGAGGAAGATGAGGAACAAGAGGAAGCTGTTGAACTCCTTTCACTGTCTGTATGAGTGTCAGAATAAAGGCCTGACTCAGGCCATAGTCACTAAAATCAAGAACATTAACTTCAGTAAGACCAGCCTGAGCCCTGTGGACTGTTACCTGCTAGCGTGGGCCTTTGAACCCTGTGAGATGATTGGGATCCTCAACCTGCAGTACTGCCAAATCACTGCTGAGAGCTTGCGAAGGCTGGTTCCTGTTCTTCACAAGTGTGCTGAGCTATGGTAAGACCTCAAGGTTAATGTTTTCTAGACATCAAGTACACACGTTAAAGCATCCTGTGTACTCACACACTGTATTAATACCAGTAATAACCTGCTGCTCGGGCAAAGTTATTGAGAGAGGaatgatgtggtagccgtgttagtccacttttcaaggtaatagaaataaaagacagaaaagaaaataagatgacatgaTAATactaactaagggggtcttttagtaaagcttagctcgagttatctgcagcagggcctattttattcctttgggtcCTGCTGCAAATGACTGgacctaatctttagtaaaagacccccttatcatcttattttgttttctttgttttatttaatttctattgatttgagAGAGGAAGAAACAGTTATTTCTTTAACCAAACTTTGAACTTCATTTACAATAGGCTACAAAATTATTCACTGCCCAAGACTCGATAAAGAAGAAGGTGGAATTGCTTTGATTTTATAAAGATCTTTTTCTGTGAAGCTGATTGATTCTCTTATGTTACCTGGTCTTGAGCTTATGGTTTGTTACTTAAAAGATACTTGTTTGAGTGGAAGGTTGGGGATTGGGATGAAATATTGGCCTTCTGGTAGGTGGACGATCCAAGCTATACAATCTTATTGCTCAGAACAGTCTCTTTTTCTCATGTGATAATTTTAGGAGATTTAAATCTGGCtgtttcaaataataatacaactagttttttgagtttttaaaggtaataaaacaaaggaaagaaaagaaaatgacaccttttttattggactaacaacttATTTTTTATTAGCTACGGGGAGGGCCTCGGggacccagaccccccccccccaatccagtgtACAGCATAGGAACCCAGTATACAGCTTTGCTCGCCAGCTGCCTTCCCCTCTTCCCTCATCCTAAACTTACCAGCCACCATACAGAAGCTTTCCATCTTTTCTTCCAGCTGCCACCaatgccagcccccccccccccaccccattagcTACAAAGCTGACTCACTCCACACTGTGGCTGCTTCTTTCCAGCCAGCCCTGTTTAATCTGAAAGGCTGTATCAGAGGAGGCTGGGTCGGCCTGCAGGCTGTAGGAAGTAGTGGCAGTGTGCACACGGCTGTGCTTCATAATTATCACCACAGCCTGCATCGATTGCAGCTAGAGGGGAGGATAGAAAATAGTTGcatgctggttggggggggggatctttgtAGGAGGGAGAGAAACGAGCAATgcgggggcagggagagagatgggagcaatggcaggggggcagggagtacctgtatatactatgtaaaccactttgaatgtagttggaaaacccacagaaaggcagaatattaagtccctttcccttatagTATGCGCTTATGCTAGAGAcatctatatattcctatgggtgtctctagcattactgcactctaaaaatgctagctcgcctacagcacagcttaataaTCAGGGTCCTAAGTATATGTTTGTGTTCCTAGACATGCAtgcaaaggttatataatcctttcaagaaagccagttaatcgagtaacttattagtggaacataagcATAGAGAaaggtatggttgcattttcattATGTAGGAGTGGACACTAGATATGGCCTGCAGCAATCACTGGACTGGCAGGACGGCCTCAAGCTTTGTGCATATTACCTATGGACTTTGCCTTCTTTGGGCCACATTCCATACTTGAATGGTTACTGGACATTTACATTTTCTTGCACTGTGCCTTAATACTGTGCCTAACTACAAACAACTGTCAACTCCTGCTTGCAAGCTGAATAACTGGTTGAGACAGGATGCAGGAGTAGTAGATAACAGCTTGTAACATTTAGTTGCCAAGGTTTGCACACTGAATCAGCCTGCACGTAGACGCCATATGAATAGAAGTTAGCCTGCATTTCTGAGCCTTATGCTCCAGTGAGCCTTATCAgctctgtgaaagaagcattgtgtgattatatgtgtgtgtgtgctaaacagggagataagtttcgtttcccttgctagcatcatttcagtattatgacgtatgtatgtactgtaagaactacaagaactacaaatgtttactgcgcatgccaactgtgacgtataaggggcctaatgcgcaggcccagaggggaggtataaatgtgagtgtcaggtgatttctgacacacagtatcctgaaactgaactcagtactgtacattgctagcaataaagctgtcttgcctttggaaccagttgcctcttgtctcctgatttacttagcCGAGGGTCCTGTTACAATTatggtaattattattattatttattgcatttgtaccccacattatcccacctttttgcaggctcaatgtggcttacagagtattgttcTGATGCAGTAATACTAGAGTCAAGCTAAGGAACATGTATTTTAAGTTAGTCTTGACTGGagcaaacttgctttccttgtgccatcaccatccagctggataggcagtgtcttacatttatatcccacattatttatttataacatttgtatcccacgttttcatttccttcacttatgcccaggctgggttgactctagagggccatgtcatggctcataatgtaagagccatggctgcgtcagtggctcacttaaagtcagcctccatcgaagagatttgcaaggctgcaacatggtcatcagtccacacattcacatctcacttcaGCAGGACatccgacgtgacagtcggtttgggcagtcggtgctgcagaatctgttcggcgtttagaatccaactccacccccctagacccatttttgttctgttccaggctgcactctcagttagttgtttgtggtttcaggtcaatctatgttatgttctcgccgttgtgaggcccaattgaccaatgttcattgttttgagtgagcctgggtgctagggataccccacatgtgagaacaagcagcctacttgtcctcagagaaagcgaagatacttacctgtagcaagtattgtcagaggacaacaggctgattgttctcaccaacccgcccacctcccctttggagttgttgtttgtttatatgtttcttcattaaactgaggaggcacgctcacGCGACGGGAGGGAAGTCAtttgcgcatgcacggtgcgcacaGTGCGCGCATCAGaaaactctggcaaaacttttttatttttgctggtgaaaaatttgccatttcctgggccgatgcgaacatcgacccacatgtgagaacaatcagcctgctgtcctctgaaaatacctgctacaggtaagtatcttcactttttcagggcacccaatctctgctaagcttctgaggatccattccttctgggtcgtaataaattattttggtttccaacatctgtggcttcagtctggtccttctggatgtcttccgcttgttttgttgttttctctgaaccattccttctgaacaggattcctttatgtttatctcacatgtttttaaattctgttaccaatttcatctccaccacctcccgcgggagggcattccaagtctgacatttttcttgagtctgccccccttcaatctcatttcatgtcctctaattataccgccttcccatctacggaaaaggtttgtttgcagattaatacctttcagatatttgaacgtctgtatcatatcacccctgtttctcctttcctccagggtatgcatgttcaggtcagcaagtctctcctcatacgtcttgtaaggcaaatctcataccattttggGATTTGCGTTCAACCTTTCAAGTTtgttcagtacctctccacaaaAAGAAAACATCGTCCAAGAAGCGTTTCCAAAATAATAATGCATGAAACATCTCCACTGGATAAATATGtaactctctcattacctctcgccttgactactgtaacttactcctcactggcctcccacttagccatctatcctcccttcaatccgttcagaactctgctgcacgtcttatcttccgtctggaccgatatgctcatacctctcctcaagtcacttcactggcttccgatcaggtaccacattcagttcaagcttctcctactaacctacaaatgcactcgatctgcagccccttgttacctctaccctcatctccccttatgttcctacccgtaacctctgctcacaggacaaatccctcctctcagtacccttctcctccactgccaactccagcaggctccgccctttctgcctcgcctcaccttacgCTTGTAATAAACTCCCCGAGtgcatacgtcaagccccctccttacccatcttcaaatccttgctcaaagcacacctcttcaatgtagcatttggcacctaaccattatacctctattcaggaaatatcgactgccccaacttgacatttcgtcctttagattgtaagctcctttgagcagggactgtccttcttcgttaaactgtacagcgctgcgtaaccctagtagc is a window of Microcaecilia unicolor chromosome 2, aMicUni1.1, whole genome shotgun sequence DNA encoding:
- the LOC115462766 gene encoding NACHT, LRR and PYD domains-containing protein 3-like isoform X1, which produces MTEICCTISTILHQKKLITETEHKEIKRLHDIPQKMASSEFLCKVVLEKENAQAGRAMWQELINFQTNPQCQKLKSILCEIHAKGSALLEEITVNAVGSEGVQEDLKEAQQLHKETLRDRNRRLVMNSIIGREKVQSFLLEDHYTDLVVISSLREMRVVEHELLVRGRDHERWRQQVIKKELETLKHHQIFRSCFGIESRSTSVAISGVAGIGKTTLLQKIVYDWAMGKIYPQFHFIFHFKFRDLNSYGSTNIRTLILDSYPYLSRDLDTILQNPSNLLFIFDGLDEFRTTISFTGPSGCNPDVSLCPDPVTLCSIADIVRCLIQGKVLEGSSVLITTRPTVLKLLKKSIIHLHAEILGFNAEQRKQYFLNFYNTEAIGEKAFCYVEQNDILYTMCYNPSYCWIICCSLQNTFRETPGEQLQRPRTITELFSNYIYNILQNHTQEQSHSQDILLRLGDMAYQGISERVIVFSESQLQENGLQPSQFLSGFLMEILQTEYSLKREAYSFFHLTVQEFIAALTRFISTPPDQVTQLLDRASSIKDGKFEIFLRFFSGLSCPWYQKLEPFFGELPYATTCRVIDWVGKRLLRKMRNKRKLLNSFHCLYECQNKGLTQAIVTKIKNINFSKTSLSPVDCYLLAWAFEPCEMIGILNLQYCQITAESLRRLVPVLHKCAELWLLNVNLGDEGLSILSEALRRPDCRIQKLVLASNNLTDACAPTLADSICTNQCLKQLILSQNVFTSTFVLSLNRIILDCGNLKDIFLGSNQIGDLGVKRMLEALRHPNCKIKSLRLWDNSLTDICAEELCAALEENTTVLMLDLSRNAFTAQSVSSFVHLILTSKSLQDLQYSGKIRF
- the LOC115462766 gene encoding NACHT, LRR and PYD domains-containing protein 12-like isoform X2, which encodes MNSIIGREKVQSFLLEDHYTDLVVISSLREMRVVEHELLVRGRDHERWRQQVIKKELETLKHHQIFRSCFGIESRSTSVAISGVAGIGKTTLLQKIVYDWAMGKIYPQFHFIFHFKFRDLNSYGSTNIRTLILDSYPYLSRDLDTILQNPSNLLFIFDGLDEFRTTISFTGPSGCNPDVSLCPDPVTLCSIADIVRCLIQGKVLEGSSVLITTRPTVLKLLKKSIIHLHAEILGFNAEQRKQYFLNFYNTEAIGEKAFCYVEQNDILYTMCYNPSYCWIICCSLQNTFRETPGEQLQRPRTITELFSNYIYNILQNHTQEQSHSQDILLRLGDMAYQGISERVIVFSESQLQENGLQPSQFLSGFLMEILQTEYSLKREAYSFFHLTVQEFIAALTRFISTPPDQVTQLLDRASSIKDGKFEIFLRFFSGLSCPWYQKLEPFFGELPYATTCRVIDWVGKRLLRKMRNKRKLLNSFHCLYECQNKGLTQAIVTKIKNINFSKTSLSPVDCYLLAWAFEPCEMIGILNLQYCQITAESLRRLVPVLHKCAELWLLNVNLGDEGLSILSEALRRPDCRIQKLVLASNNLTDACAPTLADSICTNQCLKQLILSQNVFTSTFVLSLNRIILDCGNLKDIFLGSNQIGDLGVKRMLEALRHPNCKIKSLRLWDNSLTDICAEELCAALEENTTVLMLDLSRNAFTAQSVSSFVHLILTSKSLQDLQLGRNKLEDPGVQLLAEALRNPACKLQRLGLRKNNLTDLSLRYLSTALSSNQVFKHLDLCKNSFTDQSLPFLTDLIQNCSRLRVIKLYGNDQLSCHVKNQLRALNRELQHSRPKLKVEI